A genome region from Pseudomonas sp. N3-W includes the following:
- a CDS encoding S-type pyocin domain-containing protein yields the protein MGKETPQVWHHYDTDGGGYRRLRDMTASELAARDARQKAYETMLCRQNSFEKSREVAFQEKSQTLAGCVFAKSCKLPDSIIDYSSPSGFVPTDIVGEYGELSLLGGRRVDAGDRLPLQKISGVLPVGIGSLALGGAAIASAPVSGATTVAGLATAGVAGGALVGLVALLAPSGLGDGALYTDEQLRSLKQARTRVRLRVEAQADGTLKGYGYNTQSRRDWEMIPVVTFEARGSQQVADFGDGVELIWTPAENPAETLGIPALEAAPQAPQVWIFPPTEQADKIIVSPAYPPEYQDFILVFPADSGVRPLYVVLGVPRDFGYRLAPEKLLAFPDTYPVPSKTSVKGGGKRRARWLDSKGRIYEWDYMHGTVEQYTRQGKHLGEFNAETGKRLSDADPERSTQK from the coding sequence ATGGGCAAGGAAACACCACAAGTGTGGCACCACTACGACACTGATGGTGGGGGATACCGTCGGTTACGGGACATGACCGCTAGTGAGTTGGCGGCGAGGGATGCCAGGCAAAAAGCCTATGAAACCATGCTGTGCAGGCAAAACTCCTTCGAAAAAAGTCGGGAGGTGGCGTTTCAGGAAAAGAGTCAGACGCTCGCGGGTTGTGTGTTTGCCAAATCCTGCAAGTTGCCGGACTCCATCATTGACTACAGCAGTCCATCTGGCTTCGTGCCGACGGATATCGTCGGTGAGTATGGCGAGTTGAGCTTGCTGGGAGGGCGTCGGGTTGATGCGGGTGATCGTTTGCCGCTCCAGAAGATCAGTGGTGTTTTGCCGGTGGGTATCGGCTCCTTGGCATTGGGTGGTGCGGCGATTGCGTCGGCCCCGGTCTCGGGCGCAACTACTGTCGCCGGATTGGCTACGGCCGGTGTTGCTGGCGGTGCGTTGGTGGGTCTGGTTGCTCTGCTTGCGCCTTCAGGCTTGGGCGATGGCGCGCTTTATACCGATGAACAGCTAAGGTCGCTCAAGCAGGCCCGAACACGAGTTCGTCTGCGAGTAGAAGCGCAGGCTGACGGGACACTCAAAGGCTATGGGTACAACACGCAGAGCCGGCGCGATTGGGAGATGATTCCCGTCGTGACATTTGAGGCGCGCGGTTCGCAGCAAGTGGCAGACTTTGGCGATGGGGTCGAGTTGATCTGGACGCCCGCAGAGAACCCGGCGGAGACGTTGGGAATCCCGGCGCTGGAAGCGGCACCGCAAGCGCCTCAGGTATGGATTTTTCCGCCAACGGAGCAGGCGGACAAGATTATCGTTAGTCCGGCTTATCCGCCGGAGTATCAGGATTTCATTCTGGTGTTTCCGGCGGATTCGGGGGTTAGGCCGCTTTATGTTGTGTTGGGGGTACCAAGGGATTTTGGCTATCGTCTAGCTCCAGAAAAGCTGCTCGCGTTTCCAGATACCTATCCGGTGCCATCGAAAACCTCGGTGAAAGGTGGCGGGAAAAGAAGGGCGCGTTGGTTGGATTCGAAAGGTCGAATTTATGAGTGGGACTACATGCACGGAACGGTTGAGCAATACACCAGGCAAGGTAAACATCTTGGCGAGTTCAACGCGGAAACCGGAAAAAGACTATCGGATGCAGACCCGGAAAGGAGTACTCAGAAATGA